The Afipia massiliensis genome has a segment encoding these proteins:
- a CDS encoding MFS transporter — MSVSPSARNTAALIGVCLASLMFGLEISSVPVILPTLETALPANFKDLQWIMNAYTIACTTVLMATGTFADRYGRKRVFIASTIAFGVTSLMCGLAQSASVLIVARFLQGLAGGAMLTCSIAIISHQYQDEHERGRAFTAWGVISGIGLGFGPIIGSTITAVSNWHWVFLVHVPLAVLALIPACIGIRESRDPHAKRLDGWGIVTLTIAVFGLTYVITQGADLGRTAAIGLAAVAVASFVTFVLVERNIAQPMFDFSVFRIRKFSGAIIGCIGMNFCYWPFMIYLPIYFEGGLGLDSRAVGFLLLAYTIPFLILPPIADYLLRRHGARIVIPLGMAVMGTGFLAMRLGSGIEQASWLSVLPGALLAGIGLGLTNTSVTNTTTGAVPSNRAGMASGIDISARLISLAINIAVMGLILLEAIQWSLPDALVAALDGQQLRALASTIATGNFGSLQQTYPVLSVQDPSGAAVHTALVKGFGWVMLYGGVGAWVLAAVSFLIFGSEGATAKSDLACAIDAAE; from the coding sequence ATGAGCGTCTCACCCTCGGCCAGAAACACCGCCGCGCTGATAGGCGTGTGTCTGGCATCACTGATGTTCGGCCTCGAAATATCCAGCGTCCCCGTGATCCTGCCGACCCTGGAAACGGCCCTGCCCGCGAATTTCAAGGATCTGCAGTGGATCATGAACGCCTACACAATCGCCTGCACCACGGTGCTGATGGCGACCGGCACCTTCGCTGACCGCTATGGCCGGAAACGCGTTTTCATCGCGAGCACCATCGCCTTCGGCGTAACGTCGCTGATGTGCGGGCTGGCGCAGAGCGCATCGGTGCTTATCGTCGCCCGGTTTCTGCAAGGTCTTGCCGGCGGCGCCATGCTCACCTGCTCGATCGCAATCATCTCGCACCAGTATCAGGACGAACATGAGCGCGGCAGGGCCTTTACCGCCTGGGGCGTCATCAGCGGCATCGGCCTTGGCTTCGGCCCGATCATCGGCAGCACCATCACCGCAGTATCGAACTGGCATTGGGTATTCCTGGTCCACGTCCCGCTGGCGGTCCTGGCCCTCATTCCGGCCTGCATCGGCATCCGGGAATCTCGCGACCCGCACGCCAAGAGACTCGATGGCTGGGGTATCGTTACATTGACGATCGCCGTCTTCGGCCTGACCTACGTCATCACCCAGGGAGCAGACCTTGGCAGGACAGCTGCGATCGGGCTCGCTGCCGTCGCCGTTGCAAGCTTCGTCACCTTCGTGCTCGTGGAGCGCAACATCGCGCAACCGATGTTCGATTTCTCGGTGTTCCGGATTCGGAAGTTCAGCGGCGCCATCATCGGCTGCATCGGCATGAACTTCTGCTATTGGCCGTTCATGATCTACCTGCCGATTTACTTCGAGGGTGGCCTTGGCCTCGACAGCAGGGCTGTTGGGTTCCTGCTTTTGGCCTATACAATTCCGTTTCTGATCCTGCCTCCTATTGCTGACTACTTGCTCCGGCGTCACGGCGCACGCATCGTGATTCCGTTGGGCATGGCCGTCATGGGCACCGGCTTTCTCGCCATGCGTCTCGGCAGCGGCATTGAACAGGCAAGTTGGCTCTCTGTGCTCCCGGGCGCACTGCTCGCCGGCATCGGACTTGGCCTGACCAATACGTCTGTCACCAACACAACAACCGGTGCGGTCCCGAGCAACCGTGCAGGCATGGCGTCCGGAATCGACATCAGCGCACGATTGATCTCGTTGGCCATCAACATCGCGGTAATGGGGCTGATCCTGCTGGAGGCTATCCAATGGTCCCTGCCCGACGCACTCGTCGCCGCCCTCGACGGTCAGCAGTTGCGCGCATTGGCCTCGACCATCGCCACTGGAAACTTCGGCTCGCTGCAGCAAACGTATCCGGTGCTATCCGTTCAGGACCCATCCGGTGCCGCCGTTCACACAGCGTTGGTCAAGGGCTTCGGCTGGGTGATGCTGTATGGCGGCGTCGGCGCGTGGGTTTTGGCCGCGGTCAGTTTCCTGATCTTCGGCTCCGAAGGCGCTACAGCGAAATCGGATCTGGCCTGCGCCATCGACGCGGCCGAATAG
- a CDS encoding LysM peptidoglycan-binding domain-containing M23 family metallopeptidase, with product MSRFVELINSRHAPHFVVLTLVSVGFGGCSADTQTRFSDTTFSNPFTSRSAPESTGSVPNNYRGAPQQQPAYQQQSSNQQPRELPQYSRPHSAPIVSAPLSQPAAVGTSGGGRGMASYAPPSSSPIETTASATPRSVAATSGYSREGGTTIIVGTADTLDVISKRYNVPSSEILKANGYGGPRVLQPGQQLVIPRRMAQAHPPALSNAPSTKVAAGLPASVHVVKSGDTLMNLSRRHNIAPAQLAAANNIPVTTQLKIGSKINIPGGKAVAAAPASQVVAEAPKPAVAAPAVKPVAVASAEPQQKARVASETAAADLPEAQSPVKAADATNAVPTFRWPVRGRVITAYGAKANGKQNDGINVAVPEGTPIKAAEDGVVAYSGSELKGYGNLILVRHSNGYVTAYAHASELMVKRGDTIKRGQIIAKSGQTGEVGSPQLHFEIRKGSSAVDPLQFLNGA from the coding sequence ATGTCCCGCTTTGTCGAGTTGATAAACTCGCGTCACGCGCCGCATTTCGTGGTCCTGACGCTCGTCTCGGTCGGGTTTGGCGGCTGTAGCGCCGACACTCAGACGCGATTTTCAGACACCACTTTTTCGAACCCCTTCACTTCGCGCTCCGCGCCGGAGTCGACCGGGTCCGTCCCCAACAATTATCGCGGCGCTCCTCAGCAGCAGCCCGCTTATCAGCAACAGTCATCTAATCAGCAGCCTCGCGAACTGCCGCAATACAGCCGGCCTCATTCCGCGCCGATCGTATCCGCGCCGCTGTCTCAGCCGGCGGCTGTCGGCACGTCAGGTGGTGGCAGAGGCATGGCGTCCTACGCGCCTCCGTCGTCATCTCCGATCGAGACAACCGCTTCGGCGACACCGCGCTCGGTTGCTGCGACCTCGGGATATAGCCGCGAAGGTGGCACCACGATCATCGTCGGTACGGCTGATACGCTCGATGTCATCTCAAAGCGCTACAATGTGCCGTCGTCGGAAATTCTGAAAGCGAACGGCTACGGCGGACCGCGTGTCCTTCAGCCGGGCCAGCAGCTCGTCATTCCGCGCCGCATGGCGCAGGCCCATCCGCCGGCGCTGTCGAATGCGCCGAGCACCAAGGTTGCCGCAGGGCTTCCGGCGAGCGTTCATGTCGTCAAGTCCGGCGATACGCTGATGAACCTGTCGCGCCGTCACAACATCGCGCCTGCGCAACTGGCCGCGGCCAACAACATTCCGGTGACGACACAGCTCAAGATCGGCTCCAAGATCAACATTCCGGGCGGCAAGGCTGTCGCGGCGGCTCCTGCTTCGCAAGTTGTCGCGGAAGCGCCGAAGCCTGCCGTTGCAGCGCCTGCGGTCAAGCCCGTCGCGGTTGCATCGGCCGAGCCTCAGCAGAAAGCGCGCGTTGCGAGCGAAACGGCTGCGGCCGATTTGCCTGAAGCCCAGTCACCCGTGAAAGCGGCTGACGCGACCAATGCCGTGCCGACATTCCGCTGGCCGGTGCGCGGACGCGTCATCACCGCATACGGCGCGAAGGCCAACGGCAAGCAGAACGACGGCATCAACGTCGCCGTTCCCGAAGGCACGCCGATCAAGGCCGCCGAAGACGGCGTAGTTGCCTATTCGGGTAGCGAACTCAAAGGTTATGGCAATCTGATCCTGGTGCGGCACTCCAACGGTTATGTCACCGCGTATGCCCACGCGAGTGAACTGATGGTGAAGCGCGGGGATACTATCAAGCGCGGCCAGATCATTGCCAAATCGGGTCAGACGGGGGAGGTGGGGTCGCCGCAGCTTCACTTCGAGATTCGCAAGGGATCTTCAGCCGTCGACCCGCTTCAATTCCTGAACGGGGCGTAA
- a CDS encoding protein-L-isoaspartate(D-aspartate) O-methyltransferase → MQSSQPTPHDKMMFQLNLRQRGISDQAVLKAMGDVPRELFVTSLDRGYAYRDTPLGIACGQTISQPFVVAYMTEQLDLEPGHRVLEIGTGSGYQAAILSKLSREVVTLERFRTLADRARLVLKELQCTNVDVILGDGFDLPETLGTFDRIMVTAAMEEIPEALLGRLEPNGILIAPVGPMNDRQFLIRVIRTADGFERQELVAVRFVPALQGIAREL, encoded by the coding sequence ATGCAGTCATCCCAGCCCACGCCACATGACAAGATGATGTTTCAGCTGAACCTGCGGCAGCGCGGGATCAGCGACCAGGCCGTGCTGAAAGCGATGGGGGACGTTCCGCGCGAACTGTTCGTGACGTCGCTGGACCGCGGCTATGCCTACCGCGATACGCCGTTGGGCATCGCGTGCGGACAGACCATCAGCCAGCCGTTCGTCGTGGCCTACATGACCGAGCAGCTCGATCTGGAGCCGGGACACCGCGTGCTGGAGATCGGGACGGGATCGGGATACCAGGCCGCGATCCTGTCGAAGCTGTCCCGGGAAGTCGTGACGCTGGAACGGTTTCGTACGCTGGCAGACCGCGCCAGGCTCGTTCTGAAAGAGCTGCAATGTACCAATGTGGACGTCATCCTTGGTGACGGCTTCGACCTGCCGGAAACGCTCGGCACGTTCGACCGGATCATGGTCACCGCGGCGATGGAGGAAATTCCCGAGGCGCTGCTCGGGCGGCTGGAGCCCAACGGGATCCTGATCGCGCCGGTTGGGCCAATGAACGACCGGCAGTTTCTGATCCGCGTCATCAGAACGGCCGACGGCTTCGAGCGGCAGGAGCTTGTTGCAGTGCGCTTCGTGCCGGCGTTGCAGGGGATCGCCCGCGAGCTTTGA
- a CDS encoding PaaI family thioesterase, with translation MTLSLPEPFRSTFDGLEEQRLSGEPDNRFHQCFGCGPSHPTGLHVRTFRTDEGVASPILISRQHEGPPGAAHGGIVAAYLDEVLAATVLRVTGRLGVTGELTIRYIKPVPTETPIVGRGSLVTDHGRYVDVEGRLEDLSTGNVLATGRGRFFPVPS, from the coding sequence ATGACCTTATCTCTTCCCGAACCATTTCGCTCCACCTTTGACGGCTTGGAGGAACAGCGCCTCTCGGGCGAGCCAGACAACCGCTTTCATCAATGCTTCGGCTGCGGTCCCTCGCATCCCACGGGCTTGCATGTGCGCACTTTCAGGACAGACGAAGGCGTCGCCTCGCCGATCCTCATTTCGCGACAACACGAAGGGCCTCCGGGCGCCGCGCACGGAGGCATCGTTGCCGCCTATCTCGACGAGGTGCTGGCAGCCACGGTGCTCCGGGTCACGGGGCGGCTGGGGGTGACCGGCGAATTGACCATCCGCTACATCAAACCGGTGCCGACCGAGACGCCGATCGTCGGGCGCGGTTCGCTGGTGACCGACCATGGCCGCTATGTGGACGTGGAAGGCCGGCTGGAGGACCTGTCCACCGGCAACGTGCTGGCGACCGGGCGGGGCCGGTTCTTTCCGGTGCCTTCCTGA
- a CDS encoding response regulator, with amino-acid sequence MPGNFKAGSRTSILLVEDEVMIRMMVADMLEELGYTISGEAGDIDEGIRLVQAIDFDIAILDVNVNGRVITPVAEAVQMRGLPFVFATGYGAQGLPEKFRDRPTLQKPFQIETLARTIETVLKGIAA; translated from the coding sequence ATGCCGGGCAATTTCAAAGCAGGATCGCGAACGTCGATTCTGTTGGTCGAAGACGAAGTCATGATCCGCATGATGGTTGCCGACATGCTCGAGGAGCTTGGCTACACGATTTCCGGTGAAGCAGGCGACATCGACGAAGGCATCAGGCTCGTACAGGCAATCGACTTCGACATCGCCATTCTCGACGTCAACGTCAACGGCAGGGTGATCACACCGGTCGCCGAAGCCGTTCAGATGCGCGGCCTCCCCTTTGTGTTCGCGACCGGCTACGGCGCGCAGGGTCTCCCGGAAAAATTCCGCGACCGTCCGACGCTGCAAAAGCCTTTTCAGATCGAAACGCTGGCACGCACGATCGAGACGGTTCTGAAAGGCATCGCGGCGTAG